One region of Xyrauchen texanus isolate HMW12.3.18 chromosome 11, RBS_HiC_50CHRs, whole genome shotgun sequence genomic DNA includes:
- the LOC127651976 gene encoding gastrula zinc finger protein XlCGF49.1-like, translating into MALSSSNLKVHLKTHSGEKPFHCNECDKYFTSKGSLVDHKRIHTGEKPYKCPHCEKRFNYGSALKQHAHLHTNERAFQCSEFHERMHTGEKPYLCSHCGKRFSDQSHFRAHQRVHTGEKPYACSVCGKAFRQHNNLLLHQRIHTGERPYKCTQCDKTFARPDVLKTHQRVHTGEKPYSCSICGERFTYLGSFQTHQKKHAKEQAALESSS; encoded by the exons ATGGCTTTGTCTTCTTCTAATCTGAAAGTTCACTTAAAGACACACAGTGGTGAAAAGCCTTTCCACTGCAATGAGTGTGACAAGTATTTCACCTCCAAAGGAAGTCTTGTTGATCATAAGAGAATACACACGGgggagaaaccatacaagtgtcCTCACTGTGAGAAGAGATTCAACTACGGATCCGCTTTAAAGCAACACGCACATTTGCACACCAATGAGAGGGCATTTCAGTGCAGTGAAT TCCATGAGAGAatgcacactggagagaaaccttacctcTGCTCTCACTGTGGAAAGAGATTTTCAGATCAATCTCATTTCAGAGCTCATCAGAGAGtgcacactggagaaaagccttatGCATGTAGTGTTTGTGGGAAGGCTTTCCGTCAACACAATAATTTATTACTGCaccagagaattcatactggagaaagacCTTACAAATGCACTCAATGTGACAAAACATTTGCTCGACCGGATGTCCTGAAAACCCATCAGAGAGTGcatacaggagagaaaccttacagctGCTCTATCTGCGGGGAGAGATTCACTTATTTAGGAAGTTTTCAGACTCACCAGAAGAAACATGCTAAAGAACAAGCTGCCCTTGAATCATCATCATAA